One Microcoleus sp. AS-A8 DNA window includes the following coding sequences:
- a CDS encoding pentapeptide repeat-containing protein: MVWKKIWTVLNTEIKWSDGTEAVKGGVDATKALLELAKALNEKKTATELAPLVESMSSLLDVLNSPLVQVAGTALPFVPVAAGMLKFVLEQTHKEPTLAECVVLIGQAAYLKSLSEFLNSPDNQTIKNKLLNKPASEDVSKQIKALGKKLEGNDFELNEREAKEVLVCFHESKLAQAFNPVLTARFQDAGLAQREAEIVTERVSRSTHRYMKEAFAEAGESVKQLARLYGDAWLGDLEVYHSIDDYLKKIAEKPKEKVFEESFGFEDVYVPLQVKPVDKDSRVKDDAEAKNIEQWAVELLQDSDKKRQVLFIQGGPGRGKSVFCRMFAELVRRDLHPIWTPILIRLRDISAFDPTNFDQTLEAAVGTRFTKEKDWLTDRNTRFLFLLDGFDELLLERGAKNELKHFLDQVDSFQRNCATVSDRGHRILITGRPMALYGIGSMPSNLERVEIIPMQPEIQQQWFGKWETLVGIDAAQKFQGFLQDDSCPKQVRTLAQEPLLLYLLAKMHREGHLRVEMFQQASPEEVKIKIYEETINWVLTKQRTDSTGDDLNEKIADPDVFRSILTEAGLCVVQSGGEHASITMIEERLGQKDEDAKTWLEAARKQSQDDALKNALAAFYLKSAAESDKQGDPKVEFYHKSFGEFLCAQRLQESLEEWTEKRSKRGKTYTVSTEKLNWEIYDLLGFGELTPEIVEYLMALLKQGDVDWEVLFDRLEEFYLDWCKGKFIEALDPAAENLPLKKFRQLQKYGIGELGQRTVDIFAGFNVLILLLELHRYAQTQDKLKDQINFHPCGQPDTDEFDPERLLQIMSYSQCLGAFVPSIILGSFFRGAFLIKADLYQANFYQAKFYKANLSRANLNLADLSQANLITANLSQANLSQADLSQANLIKADLYQADLSQANLITANLSQANLITANLSQANLSQANLSRAFLFKADLEALQWDNETKWGNAIGLHEAVRVPSELAQQQAFQAAVSLSQGMSWVQEGKVEDAIQAYEKAQTLDPKLQISAQSWNTLCHYGCLHGHASKVLFAGDEAVKLEPDRKYYQDNRGLARALTGDLAGAKEDFQAVLDSGYFDKREKEKQRRERWVEVLKAGENPFTPEELEALRREYGLSDG; the protein is encoded by the coding sequence ATGGTTTGGAAGAAGATTTGGACAGTTCTCAACACCGAGATTAAATGGTCCGATGGAACTGAAGCAGTTAAGGGTGGGGTAGATGCGACTAAAGCGTTGTTGGAACTGGCGAAAGCGCTAAATGAAAAGAAAACTGCCACAGAATTAGCGCCTTTAGTCGAGAGTATGTCTTCCCTTCTCGATGTGTTGAACTCTCCTCTCGTGCAGGTGGCAGGAACGGCATTACCGTTTGTTCCAGTGGCGGCGGGAATGCTCAAGTTTGTTCTAGAGCAGACGCACAAGGAACCGACTTTAGCAGAGTGTGTTGTATTAATCGGTCAAGCCGCTTACCTGAAGAGTTTGTCGGAGTTTCTCAACTCACCGGACAATCAGACGATTAAAAATAAGTTACTCAACAAACCGGCATCCGAGGACGTATCCAAGCAAATTAAAGCCTTGGGTAAGAAATTGGAAGGCAATGATTTTGAACTGAATGAGCGGGAGGCAAAGGAAGTACTGGTTTGCTTCCATGAGTCGAAGCTGGCGCAGGCGTTTAACCCCGTCCTTACTGCTCGTTTTCAGGATGCAGGACTCGCCCAGCGTGAGGCTGAGATTGTCACAGAGCGAGTCTCTCGTAGCACCCACCGCTATATGAAGGAGGCGTTTGCAGAGGCGGGAGAGTCGGTTAAGCAGTTAGCTCGACTGTATGGGGATGCGTGGCTGGGAGATTTGGAAGTCTACCACAGCATTGATGATTACTTGAAGAAGATTGCTGAGAAACCCAAGGAGAAAGTGTTTGAGGAATCCTTTGGGTTTGAGGATGTTTACGTGCCTCTGCAAGTGAAACCTGTCGATAAGGACAGTCGGGTTAAGGACGACGCAGAGGCGAAAAATATTGAGCAATGGGCAGTGGAATTGCTGCAAGATTCCGACAAGAAAAGGCAGGTGTTGTTTATCCAGGGGGGGCCAGGACGCGGCAAAAGTGTGTTTTGTCGGATGTTTGCTGAACTGGTGCGACGGGACTTGCACCCGATTTGGACACCGATTCTCATCCGCTTACGAGATATTAGCGCCTTTGACCCGACTAATTTTGACCAGACCTTAGAAGCTGCCGTTGGTACCCGCTTTACGAAGGAAAAGGACTGGTTGACAGATCGGAATACCCGCTTTTTGTTTTTGCTAGATGGGTTTGATGAGTTGTTGCTGGAACGGGGAGCGAAGAATGAGCTAAAGCATTTTCTCGACCAAGTGGATTCATTTCAGCGTAATTGTGCCACAGTAAGCGATCGCGGACATCGGATACTAATTACAGGCAGACCGATGGCTCTGTATGGGATTGGGTCAATGCCATCCAATCTAGAACGGGTGGAAATTATCCCCATGCAGCCAGAGATTCAACAGCAGTGGTTTGGTAAGTGGGAAACGCTGGTAGGAATTGACGCTGCACAGAAGTTTCAAGGGTTTTTGCAGGATGATAGTTGTCCCAAGCAGGTGCGAACTCTGGCACAAGAACCGCTCTTGCTGTATCTGCTAGCGAAAATGCACCGGGAGGGACATCTGCGGGTCGAGATGTTCCAGCAAGCTAGCCCAGAAGAAGTCAAAATCAAGATTTATGAGGAGACAATCAACTGGGTGTTAACCAAGCAGCGAACCGACTCGACTGGGGACGATTTGAATGAGAAGATTGCTGACCCGGACGTGTTTCGCAGCATCTTAACAGAGGCAGGGTTGTGTGTGGTGCAATCCGGGGGAGAACATGCATCCATTACCATGATTGAGGAGCGTCTGGGGCAAAAAGACGAGGATGCCAAGACATGGCTGGAAGCGGCACGGAAGCAATCGCAAGACGACGCCCTAAAGAATGCTCTCGCTGCGTTTTACCTCAAATCGGCGGCAGAGTCAGACAAACAGGGCGACCCCAAGGTGGAGTTTTATCATAAAAGCTTTGGTGAGTTTTTGTGTGCTCAGCGCTTGCAGGAAAGTCTAGAAGAGTGGACGGAGAAGAGGAGCAAACGCGGCAAAACTTATACTGTCTCCACTGAGAAACTGAACTGGGAAATTTATGACCTATTGGGCTTTGGTGAGCTAACACCGGAGATTGTAGAGTACCTGATGGCTCTGCTGAAGCAGGGTGATGTGGACTGGGAGGTGCTGTTTGATCGACTTGAGGAGTTTTATCTGGATTGGTGTAAGGGGAAGTTTATTGAAGCATTAGACCCAGCCGCCGAAAACCTACCGCTCAAAAAATTCAGACAACTGCAAAAATATGGGATTGGGGAACTCGGGCAGCGCACGGTTGATATATTTGCCGGGTTCAACGTTTTAATCTTGCTCCTAGAGTTGCATCGCTATGCCCAAACCCAGGATAAGCTGAAAGATCAAATCAACTTCCACCCTTGCGGTCAGCCTGACACAGACGAGTTCGATCCTGAACGCTTGCTCCAGATAATGAGCTATAGTCAGTGCTTAGGTGCCTTTGTCCCTAGCATAATTCTAGGAAGTTTCTTCAGAGGAGCATTCCTCATCAAAGCTGACCTCTACCAAGCCAACTTCTATCAAGCCAAATTCTACAAAGCCAACCTCAGCCGAGCCAACCTTAACCTAGCCGACCTCAGCCAAGCCAACCTCATCACAGCCAACCTCAGCCAAGCCAACCTCAGCCAAGCCGACCTCAGCCAAGCCAACCTCATCAAAGCTGACCTCTACCAAGCCGACCTCAGCCAAGCCAACCTCATCACAGCCAACCTCAGCCAAGCCAACCTCATCACAGCCAACCTCAGCCAAGCCAACCTCAGCCAAGCCAACCTCAGCAGAGCCTTCCTCTTCAAAGCCGACCTCGAAGCACTTCAATGGGACAATGAAACTAAGTGGGGAAATGCTATAGGACTGCACGAAGCCGTTCGCGTCCCTTCAGAATTGGCACAACAGCAGGCTTTTCAGGCTGCTGTTTCCTTGAGTCAGGGCATGAGTTGGGTACAAGAGGGTAAGGTAGAAGACGCCATCCAGGCTTACGAGAAAGCCCAAACCCTTGACCCCAAGTTGCAGATTTCTGCCCAGTCTTGGAATACCCTCTGTCATTATGGCTGCTTGCACGGTCATGCCTCGAAGGTTCTCTTCGCAGGTGACGAAGCAGTGAAACTAGAACCTGACCGTAAATACTATCAAGACAATCGGGGACTTGCCAGAGCGCTGACAGGCGACCTAGCTGGGGCAAAAGAGGATTTTCAGGCAGTCTTGGATAGTGGTTATTTTGATAAAAGAGAAAAGGAGAAGCAGCGACGAGAGCGTTGGGTCGAAGTCCTAAAGGCGGGGGAAAATCCCTTTACTCCAGAGGAGTTGGAGGCTCTGCGGCGGGAGTATGGCTTGAGCGATGGATGA
- a CDS encoding ABC transporter permease: MLLPEKKRPQGKWVEPFVLLSPAGIWLFLLLVLPTLVILELSFVPNIKPGMVVNPSGVDNYLKVFSSTNLLVMARSLFFAVGSTLICLILGFPVAYWIAQMTPQRWRNLLLLGFILPLWTSSLLRSYAWITILRPTGVLNTFLLEPLSPFLNPLLSGLNQLLHSLNLVLENLSLPTLPLLQLFPWNILNEWPAVLIGMAYSYLPYMVLILYASLEKLDKRLLEASADLGANPIQTFWKVTVPQTLPGIAAGSLLVFISGLGDFVDPELLGGASSMTGARLIYNQFLGPTPNWGFGSALSMLLIVTVSMAIALLIKYGDRDAASQR; encoded by the coding sequence ATGCTTTTGCCGGAAAAAAAACGCCCACAAGGAAAGTGGGTGGAACCTTTTGTATTGCTTAGTCCGGCGGGAATTTGGTTATTTCTGTTGTTGGTGCTGCCAACGTTGGTGATTCTTGAGTTGAGTTTTGTACCCAACATCAAACCGGGGATGGTGGTCAATCCTTCGGGAGTTGACAACTATCTCAAAGTATTTAGTTCAACGAATTTGTTGGTAATGGCGCGATCGCTCTTTTTTGCGGTTGGTAGCACCCTCATTTGTCTGATTTTGGGATTTCCTGTCGCCTACTGGATTGCTCAGATGACCCCCCAGCGCTGGCGAAATTTACTGCTTTTGGGGTTTATCTTACCGTTGTGGACTTCTTCACTATTGCGTTCCTATGCCTGGATTACAATTTTGCGTCCTACAGGGGTACTCAATACGTTTTTATTGGAACCGTTATCGCCTTTCCTCAATCCGCTACTGAGCGGTTTGAATCAGTTACTGCATAGTCTCAATCTTGTATTAGAGAATTTAAGTTTACCCACTCTACCGCTTTTACAGCTTTTCCCGTGGAACATTTTGAACGAATGGCCAGCGGTGTTAATTGGTATGGCTTATAGTTATTTGCCCTACATGGTGTTAATTTTATATGCTTCGTTGGAGAAGTTAGACAAGCGTTTACTAGAAGCTTCAGCCGATTTGGGAGCCAATCCGATTCAAACATTTTGGAAGGTGACTGTACCGCAAACATTGCCAGGAATTGCGGCAGGTTCTTTGCTGGTATTTATTAGTGGTTTGGGGGATTTTGTCGATCCAGAATTACTGGGTGGGGCATCAAGTATGACGGGTGCCCGTTTGATTTATAACCAATTTTTGGGGCCAACACCCAACTGGGGGTTTGGTTCAGCCTTGAGTATGTTGTTAATTGTGACGGTGAGTATGGCGATCGCACTTTTGATTAAATATGGCGATCGGGATGCGGCATCACAGCGTTAA
- a CDS encoding spermidine/putrescine ABC transporter substrate-binding protein: MPTPDQDTFLKRPNRRQFLKLAASATLSSTALSGCGWTLAEVRPTATGQGSTKASKDVYIYTWAGYTDQDLLKRFEKETGFRAVADVFDSNEAMLARLQAGGGGGYSIIYPSDYMVSKMSEMGLLTQLDVSRITGLDQLFPQFRNPVSDPGNQYSVPVSWGTTGLIYNKKKLKQAPEDWSYLWENQQQLSKRMTLLNDVREVMGATLKMLGYSYNSTDPQHIQQAYQKLMELKSNLASFTSDAWRPQVLSGDLLVAMCYSADANEIMEENESLEYVVPKSGSSLWMDTLVIPKSAPNVEGAYAWINFMLQPDVAAEVCKRLSFATPNEKAFNLLPAEVKSNPSLFPPKATLKTCESIVPVQESISGVYDGYWTRLTSA, encoded by the coding sequence GTGCCTACCCCCGATCAAGATACATTCCTCAAACGTCCTAATCGGCGTCAATTCTTAAAGTTAGCCGCCTCGGCAACGCTAAGTAGTACGGCGCTTTCTGGCTGTGGCTGGACGCTGGCTGAGGTGCGTCCGACAGCTACGGGTCAAGGTTCTACAAAAGCATCAAAGGATGTATACATTTACACTTGGGCAGGCTATACGGATCAGGATTTGCTCAAACGTTTTGAAAAAGAAACGGGTTTCCGAGCTGTAGCCGATGTCTTTGATTCTAATGAGGCAATGCTTGCCCGACTTCAGGCAGGCGGTGGCGGTGGTTATAGCATTATCTATCCGTCTGATTATATGGTGTCGAAAATGTCAGAGATGGGGCTATTAACTCAACTCGACGTCTCTCGCATCACGGGATTAGATCAGCTATTTCCCCAGTTCCGCAATCCTGTTTCCGACCCAGGCAACCAGTACAGTGTACCTGTAAGCTGGGGCACAACGGGTTTAATTTACAACAAAAAGAAGTTAAAGCAGGCACCCGAAGATTGGTCTTATCTGTGGGAAAATCAACAGCAACTCTCTAAGCGGATGACATTGCTCAATGATGTTCGCGAGGTGATGGGAGCGACGTTGAAAATGTTGGGTTACTCCTATAACTCAACCGATCCTCAACACATCCAACAAGCTTATCAAAAGCTAATGGAATTAAAATCAAACCTCGCTTCATTTACTTCTGATGCTTGGCGACCTCAAGTTTTAAGTGGCGATTTACTCGTAGCCATGTGCTATTCGGCTGATGCTAATGAAATCATGGAAGAGAATGAAAGCTTGGAGTATGTCGTGCCTAAAAGTGGCTCTTCTCTGTGGATGGATACTTTGGTGATTCCCAAAAGTGCGCCTAATGTTGAGGGTGCTTACGCTTGGATTAACTTTATGTTGCAACCGGATGTGGCGGCTGAAGTTTGTAAGCGATTGAGTTTTGCTACACCCAATGAAAAGGCTTTTAATTTGTTGCCGGCTGAAGTTAAATCAAACCCAAGTCTTTTTCCACCAAAAGCAACGCTAAAAACTTGTGAAAGTATTGTACCGGTTCAAGAGTCAATTAGTGGTGTTTATGATGGATACTGGACTAGATTAACAAGCGCTTAA
- a CDS encoding ABC transporter ATP-binding protein gives MSQTSVKEQRAPDTATELDVELRKVFKVFAGETAVRGVDLQIHRGEFFSILGPSGCGKTTTLRLVAGFETPSAGEVLIQGQPMNHVPPHRRPVNTVFQSYALFNHLRVSENIAFGLRLKKLKSAEVEERVKQALKQVKMEAYANRFPGQLSGGQQQRVALARALVNRPAVLLLDEPLGALDLKLRKEMQVELSNLHQESGLTFIMVTHDQEEALSLSDRIAVMRGGKLEQVGPPTEIYERPRTTFVADFIGDTNLFKGRIESSDASSLQILTPTGLKIVVQSKPPSPAATQTQEMVVSIRPEKIRLSLSPPESTINCFEGYLQHVMYLGTHVHYVVELESGDRLTVRLPNVTHKLPDTNTPVYARWAPADCLALEE, from the coding sequence ATGTCTCAAACTTCCGTTAAAGAACAACGCGCTCCGGATACTGCGACTGAGCTTGATGTTGAACTCCGCAAGGTGTTCAAAGTTTTTGCTGGAGAGACGGCTGTCCGGGGTGTGGACTTGCAGATTCACCGGGGAGAATTTTTTAGTATCCTCGGCCCATCGGGTTGCGGTAAGACGACAACCCTACGCTTGGTGGCTGGCTTTGAGACGCCCTCAGCAGGAGAGGTGTTGATTCAGGGGCAGCCGATGAATCATGTCCCTCCCCACCGACGCCCGGTGAACACGGTCTTTCAAAGCTATGCTCTGTTCAATCACTTAAGAGTGTCGGAAAATATCGCCTTTGGTCTGCGGTTGAAAAAGCTCAAAAGCGCGGAAGTTGAAGAGCGGGTGAAACAAGCGCTCAAACAAGTGAAAATGGAGGCTTACGCAAATCGGTTTCCAGGGCAACTGTCTGGAGGGCAACAGCAACGGGTGGCGTTAGCACGAGCTTTGGTGAATCGACCGGCTGTGTTGTTGTTGGATGAACCCTTGGGGGCGTTGGATTTAAAATTGCGTAAGGAAATGCAGGTCGAACTGTCGAATCTGCATCAAGAGTCAGGGTTAACGTTTATTATGGTGACCCATGACCAAGAGGAAGCGTTGAGCCTGTCTGACCGGATTGCGGTGATGCGCGGTGGAAAACTTGAGCAAGTGGGTCCCCCGACAGAAATCTACGAACGTCCCCGCACGACCTTTGTGGCCGATTTTATTGGAGATACCAATTTATTTAAGGGGCGCATAGAATCTTCAGACGCCTCTTCGCTTCAGATTCTCACCCCAACGGGTCTGAAGATTGTTGTGCAATCGAAGCCGCCCAGCCCTGCGGCGACGCAGACACAAGAAATGGTAGTCAGTATACGGCCTGAAAAAATTCGTCTGTCTCTGTCTCCCCCAGAGTCAACCATCAATTGCTTTGAAGGTTATCTCCAGCATGTGATGTACTTGGGAACTCATGTGCATTATGTGGTGGAGTTGGAGAGTGGCGATCGCTTAACCGTCAGGCTACCCAACGTTACTCATAAATTACCCGATACTAACACTCCAGTTTACGCCCGTTGGGCTCCTGCTGATTGTCTCGCGTTGGAGGAGTGA
- the mrdA gene encoding penicillin-binding protein 2: MTVNQPPSLGRQPTPRTVGRNYQSIFVMLFVSIFLVGGMGARLVYLQLLEGTRNQQLAENNRIRLIPKQPVRGNIFDRKGRVLASSRLSHAVYIWPVARKKAEWPETLKLVSKILNIPEGEIQKRLEKAGYNSPSLLRIARGISPAQITAMEEYGNQLEGVEVDIEAVRDYPNNQLAAHVLGYTGELNDEELAKRKSENYRMGDIVGKMGVEEAFESQLRGEWGGQQVEVDGAGHVLRVLGQKQAKSGKDVQLTLDLDVQKAAEKALGEQKGAIVALNPNTGAVLAMVSRPTFDPNIFSTRITAATWKQLQGKGNPFVNRSMRGFPPASTFKVVTATAGMETGKFAPNTILPTYAALQVGGTAFGEWNHAGFGSIGFVRALAMSSNTFFGQIGRGAGGPALIEWARKYGFGQKTGIELSEEAQGLVADAAWKQKVYKWDWTVGDTVNMSIGQGFTQATPLQVAVMFAAPANGGYRIKPHLLKDNEESKSWRKSLNIKPATLKVIRQGLREVVAAGTGKALNVPELPPSAGKSGTAEAPPGKSHAWFGAYAPADKPEIVVLAFAEHSGGGGGSVAGPMVRQVLEAYFKHNNPGLIPKPKSEAPTSKPKPAARN, encoded by the coding sequence ATGACTGTTAATCAGCCTCCCTCCCTAGGGCGTCAACCTACCCCCCGCACTGTTGGGCGTAATTACCAATCTATCTTTGTCATGCTGTTCGTGAGCATCTTCCTCGTCGGAGGCATGGGCGCTCGCTTAGTCTATTTGCAGTTGCTGGAGGGAACTCGCAACCAACAGTTGGCTGAAAATAACCGGATTCGTCTGATTCCCAAGCAACCTGTGCGGGGCAATATTTTTGACCGTAAGGGTCGAGTGTTGGCTAGCAGCCGCTTGTCTCACGCGGTGTATATTTGGCCTGTTGCGCGCAAGAAGGCAGAATGGCCTGAAACCCTTAAACTCGTCTCCAAGATTTTGAATATCCCAGAAGGTGAGATTCAAAAACGTTTGGAAAAAGCCGGCTATAACTCCCCCTCCCTCCTGCGGATTGCCCGTGGCATCAGTCCGGCTCAGATCACAGCCATGGAAGAATACGGTAACCAACTCGAAGGGGTCGAGGTAGATATTGAAGCGGTGCGGGATTACCCCAACAATCAGTTGGCGGCTCACGTCCTCGGTTACACCGGGGAACTCAACGATGAAGAACTCGCCAAGCGTAAATCTGAAAACTACCGCATGGGCGATATTGTCGGTAAAATGGGCGTCGAAGAAGCCTTTGAGAGCCAGCTCCGGGGTGAATGGGGAGGTCAGCAGGTTGAGGTGGATGGTGCTGGTCATGTCCTGAGGGTTTTGGGTCAGAAACAAGCTAAATCTGGTAAGGATGTGCAGTTAACCCTGGATTTAGATGTGCAGAAAGCCGCAGAAAAGGCTTTAGGTGAGCAAAAAGGCGCAATTGTGGCTCTCAACCCCAATACCGGTGCTGTTTTAGCGATGGTCAGCCGTCCCACCTTTGACCCCAACATTTTCTCGACACGGATTACCGCTGCCACCTGGAAGCAACTGCAAGGCAAAGGCAATCCCTTTGTGAACCGCTCGATGCGTGGCTTTCCGCCCGCGAGTACCTTTAAAGTCGTCACGGCAACCGCCGGGATGGAAACGGGCAAATTCGCTCCCAACACCATCCTCCCCACTTATGCGGCGCTGCAAGTGGGCGGAACGGCGTTTGGGGAGTGGAACCATGCAGGCTTTGGTTCCATCGGTTTTGTCAGAGCTTTGGCGATGAGCAGTAATACCTTCTTTGGTCAGATTGGTCGAGGTGCAGGCGGCCCAGCCCTGATTGAGTGGGCGCGTAAGTATGGCTTTGGTCAAAAAACCGGAATTGAGCTATCGGAAGAAGCCCAAGGTTTAGTTGCCGATGCAGCCTGGAAACAGAAGGTTTATAAATGGGACTGGACAGTTGGTGATACGGTCAATATGTCTATCGGTCAGGGATTTACCCAGGCAACGCCTCTACAAGTGGCGGTGATGTTTGCGGCACCGGCCAATGGTGGTTATCGGATTAAACCTCACTTACTCAAGGACAATGAGGAGTCAAAAAGCTGGCGCAAGTCACTCAACATCAAACCCGCTACCCTCAAGGTGATACGTCAGGGTTTGCGAGAAGTGGTGGCGGCAGGAACGGGTAAGGCGTTGAACGTCCCCGAACTCCCGCCCTCGGCTGGAAAAAGTGGTACAGCGGAAGCGCCTCCCGGAAAGTCTCATGCCTGGTTTGGAGCCTATGCGCCTGCGGATAAACCAGAGATTGTGGTACTGGCGTTTGCCGAACATTCTGGGGGTGGCGGCGGTTCGGTAGCAGGACCGATGGTGCGCCAAGTGCTGGAGGCTTACTTTAAGCACAACAATCCGGGCTTAATCCCCAAACCGAAGTCAGAGGCCCCGACTTCTAAACCTAAACCAGCAGCTCGTAACTAA
- the mrdA gene encoding penicillin-binding protein 2 encodes MSVFQPSSGGRQPTPRTVGRNYQSIFVMLFVSAFLIGGMGSRLAYLQLIQGARNQQLAESNRIRLIPKQPVRGNIFDRKGRVLASSRLSYAVYLWPIALKKGDWPGTRQRLSKTLNIPEADIQKRVERAGFNSPSLIRIERDISPAQITALAEYSNQLEGVEVDIEAVRNYPNGDLAAHVLGYTGELNDEELAKRKSEGYRMGDIVGQMGVEQAYEDKLRGEWGGQQVEVDGAGQVLRVLGQKKAKPGKDVQLTLDLKVQKAAEAALGNRKGAIVALDPNTGAVLAMVSRPTFDPNIFSTRITSATWKQLQGKGNPFVNRSMRGFPPASTFKIVTATAGMESGKYSPSTILPTYAALQVGNTAFGEWNKAGFGSIGFVRALAMSSNTFFGQIGRGAGGPTLIEWSRKYGFGQKTGIELSEEAEGLVADEAWKQKVYKWEWTVGDTVNMSIGQGFTQATPLQVAVMFAVPANGGYRVKPHLLKDNEESKSWRKSLNIKPPTIKVIRQGLREVVASGTGKALDVPHLPPTAGKSGTAEAPPGKPHAWFGAYAPADKPEIVVVAFVEHSAAGGGGKVAGPMTLQVLEAYFNKKPPQPTKDKQKRPN; translated from the coding sequence ATGTCTGTCTTTCAGCCTTCTTCCGGGGGACGTCAGCCGACTCCCCGCACTGTTGGGCGTAATTACCAATCCATCTTTGTCATGCTGTTCGTGAGCGCTTTCCTGATAGGAGGAATGGGCAGCCGTTTAGCTTACTTACAGTTGATTCAAGGAGCGCGTAACCAACAACTAGCAGAAAGTAACCGGATTCGTCTGATTCCCAAGCAACCGGTGCGGGGCAATATTTTTGACCGTAAAGGTCGCGTGTTGGCCAGCAGTCGCTTGTCTTATGCGGTTTATCTATGGCCGATCGCACTGAAGAAGGGGGACTGGCCTGGAACCCGCCAACGCCTCTCGAAGACGTTGAATATTCCAGAAGCCGATATTCAAAAACGCGTAGAACGAGCAGGCTTTAACTCGCCTTCTCTCATCCGGATCGAACGGGACATCAGTCCTGCCCAGATTACAGCGCTAGCAGAGTACAGCAACCAACTCGAAGGGGTAGAGGTAGATATTGAAGCGGTGCGGAACTACCCCAACGGCGATTTGGCAGCTCACGTATTGGGTTACACGGGGGAACTCAACGATGAAGAACTCGCCAAGCGTAAATCGGAAGGCTATCGCATGGGCGATATTGTCGGTCAAATGGGCGTCGAGCAGGCCTATGAGGATAAACTGCGAGGTGAATGGGGGGGGCAGCAGGTTGAGGTGGATGGCGCGGGTCAGGTCTTGAGGGTTTTGGGGCAGAAAAAAGCTAAACCCGGTAAGGATGTGCAGTTAACTCTGGATTTGAAGGTGCAGAAGGCAGCGGAAGCCGCTTTAGGGAATCGCAAGGGGGCAATTGTCGCCCTCGATCCTAACACGGGTGCTGTTTTGGCGATGGTTAGCCGTCCCACGTTTGACCCCAACATTTTCTCGACTCGGATTACCTCAGCCACCTGGAAGCAACTACAAGGCAAAGGCAACCCCTTTGTCAACCGCTCGATGCGCGGCTTTCCTCCCGCCAGTACCTTTAAAATTGTCACGGCAACTGCTGGGATGGAATCGGGCAAATACTCTCCCAGCACCATCCTTCCGACTTATGCGGCGCTACAAGTGGGCAATACCGCCTTTGGGGAGTGGAACAAGGCAGGCTTTGGTTCCATCGGATTTGTCAGGGCTTTGGCGATGAGCAGTAACACCTTCTTTGGTCAGATTGGTCGAGGTGCAGGCGGCCCAACACTGATTGAGTGGTCACGCAAGTATGGCTTTGGTCAAAAAACCGGAATTGAGCTATCGGAAGAAGCCGAGGGGTTAGTGGCGGATGAAGCCTGGAAACAGAAGGTTTATAAATGGGAATGGACGGTTGGCGATACGGTCAATATGTCTATCGGTCAGGGCTTTACTCAGGCAACCCCCCTACAAGTAGCCGTGATGTTTGCTGTGCCAGCGAATGGCGGTTATCGGGTGAAACCGCACTTACTCAAGGACAATGAGGAGTCAAAAAGCTGGCGCAAGTCCCTCAACATCAAACCGCCTACCATCAAGGTGATACGTCAGGGCTTGCGAGAAGTGGTGGCATCTGGAACTGGCAAGGCTTTGGATGTGCCACACCTGCCACCCACTGCGGGGAAAAGTGGGACAGCAGAGGCTCCTCCGGGTAAGCCACATGCTTGGTTTGGAGCTTACGCGCCTGCGGATAAACCAGAGATTGTAGTGGTGGCCTTTGTTGAACATTCCGCCGCCGGCGGTGGGGGTAAGGTCGCAGGGCCGATGACACTCCAAGTTCTAGAAGCTTATTTTAATAAAAAGCCACCTCAACCCACTAAAGATAAGCAAAAGCGGCCTAATTGA